Proteins encoded within one genomic window of Myxococcus virescens:
- a CDS encoding phage minor tail protein L, giving the protein MSIAEDIQKLEPGALVELFVLDATSLAGGGISYFHAGTNGLGGPVVWQGAEYQPWPVEARGFEKSGTGRLPRPTLTMANVAGTIGALARDFNDLLGARVLRKRTFVRYLDAVNFPGGVNPTASPVEAFPDDEFVVDQKTSESKHFIEFALAARCDLDGIRIPLRVITQMCGWEYRKEGCGYVGPPVAKVDDSPTTSPEEDRCGKRLGSCKLRYGETSVLPFGGFPGVGLLR; this is encoded by the coding sequence GTGAGCATCGCCGAGGACATTCAGAAGCTGGAGCCGGGCGCCCTCGTGGAGCTCTTCGTCCTGGACGCCACGTCACTGGCTGGCGGAGGCATCAGCTACTTCCACGCGGGCACCAACGGGCTGGGTGGGCCGGTGGTGTGGCAGGGCGCGGAGTACCAGCCTTGGCCCGTGGAGGCGCGGGGCTTCGAGAAGTCGGGCACGGGGCGACTACCGCGGCCCACGCTCACCATGGCCAACGTGGCGGGCACCATTGGCGCGCTGGCCCGGGACTTCAACGACTTGCTGGGCGCGCGCGTCCTCCGCAAGCGCACCTTCGTGCGCTACCTCGACGCGGTGAACTTCCCTGGCGGCGTCAACCCCACCGCCAGCCCGGTGGAGGCATTCCCCGATGACGAGTTCGTGGTGGACCAGAAGACGTCCGAGTCGAAGCACTTCATCGAGTTCGCGCTCGCGGCGCGGTGCGACCTGGACGGCATCCGCATCCCGCTGCGCGTCATCACGCAGATGTGCGGGTGGGAGTACCGGAAGGAGGGCTGCGGCTACGTGGGCCCGCCCGTGGCGAAGGTGGACGACAGCCCGACGACGTCACCAGAGGAGGACCGGTGCGGGAAGCGCCTGGGGAGCTGCAAGCTGCGCTACGGGGAAACCTCCGTGCTTCCCTTCGGAGGCTTTCCCGGCGTCGGCCTTCTCCGATGA
- a CDS encoding phage tail protein, which translates to MERFPFTPSWGAQLESQPRVRKAQFGDGYSQRSEDGARGLLQRWSLQFTARRKEEADAVDAFLRAHRGVAAFEFVAPDSAWGVTGQAFGIGDGARTQFLLQRPLAPDATVDELVPAVGWEAAPLVYRAGVLLAEGSDYSLAPSGLVTFSAAPPAGAQLTFTAAGAQVLRVVCERWTSTLKGFNAYDVSAEFQEEAG; encoded by the coding sequence ATGGAACGCTTCCCCTTCACGCCGAGTTGGGGCGCCCAGCTTGAGAGCCAGCCGCGCGTGCGCAAGGCCCAGTTCGGCGACGGCTACTCCCAGCGCTCGGAGGACGGTGCCCGGGGCCTCCTCCAGCGCTGGTCCCTCCAGTTCACTGCCCGCCGAAAGGAAGAGGCAGACGCGGTGGACGCCTTCCTCCGCGCGCACCGCGGAGTGGCCGCCTTCGAGTTCGTGGCACCGGACAGCGCCTGGGGCGTCACTGGCCAGGCGTTCGGCATCGGGGACGGGGCCAGGACGCAGTTCCTCTTGCAGCGCCCCTTGGCTCCGGACGCGACGGTGGACGAGCTGGTGCCCGCCGTGGGCTGGGAGGCTGCGCCGCTCGTGTACCGCGCCGGGGTGCTGCTGGCGGAGGGGTCCGACTACTCCCTCGCCCCTTCCGGGCTCGTCACCTTCTCGGCAGCGCCGCCCGCAGGCGCCCAGCTCACCTTCACCGCGGCCGGCGCCCAAGTGCTGCGCGTCGTCTGCGAGCGGTGGACGAGCACGCTGAAGGGCTTCAACGCCTACGACGTCTCCGCCGAGTTCCAGGAGGAAGCAGGGTGA
- a CDS encoding C40 family peptidase — MLSLSGAVVEAALRHARTEFPRESCGLVVSVAGEQRYVPCRNQAEGQAHFILHPEDYARAEEEGEVVAVVHSHPNAAPEPSEADRVSMERWGLPWLIVNVPVGHWRVWHPTGYRPPLVGRPFSHGVLDCFSLIRDYFQERLGLELPDFHRPNGWWDKGGNLYLEGYAQAGFVDVTGQALREHDVLLMQLRAPVPNHAGVYLGADVVLHHLQNRLSGRETYSGFWERITRKVVRHRALC; from the coding sequence GTGCTTTCCCTCTCAGGCGCTGTCGTCGAAGCAGCGCTGCGCCATGCGCGAACCGAGTTCCCCCGCGAGTCCTGCGGCCTCGTGGTGTCCGTCGCCGGGGAGCAGCGGTACGTGCCCTGCCGTAACCAGGCCGAGGGGCAAGCCCACTTCATCCTCCACCCGGAGGACTACGCACGAGCGGAGGAGGAAGGGGAGGTGGTGGCGGTGGTGCACTCTCACCCCAACGCCGCCCCGGAGCCGAGCGAGGCGGACCGCGTCAGCATGGAGCGCTGGGGCCTGCCCTGGCTCATCGTCAACGTGCCCGTGGGCCACTGGCGGGTGTGGCACCCCACCGGGTACCGGCCGCCGCTGGTGGGCCGCCCCTTCAGCCACGGCGTCCTGGACTGTTTCTCCCTCATCCGCGACTACTTCCAGGAGCGGCTGGGCCTTGAGCTGCCCGACTTCCACCGGCCGAACGGCTGGTGGGACAAGGGCGGCAACCTCTACCTGGAGGGGTACGCCCAGGCGGGCTTCGTGGACGTCACCGGCCAGGCGCTGCGCGAGCATGACGTCCTCCTCATGCAATTGCGCGCCCCGGTGCCCAACCACGCGGGCGTCTACTTGGGGGCGGACGTCGTCCTCCACCACCTCCAGAATCGCCTCTCTGGAAGGGAGACGTACTCGGGCTTCTGGGAGCGAATCACCCGGAAAGTAGTCCGACACCGCGCCCTATGCTGA